The following proteins are encoded in a genomic region of Coregonus clupeaformis isolate EN_2021a chromosome 14, ASM2061545v1, whole genome shotgun sequence:
- the LOC121581550 gene encoding leukotriene B4 receptor 1-like: MANDSDFKLSSDSSISFLDVFNDTEIEDGSIVLFSNSTVEEPSIVSNNATTTIGALILGLVFLLGVPGNLFIIWSILARARQRSVTTLLILNLACADGFLMCLTIFFIIYLARQNWDFGNYMCKGVFYLCNTNMYASIFLITLMSLHRLVAVVWPHRVAALASKKMVVRAIAVLWVLVFFMAIPALVFREVRDDHDEQNKTRLVCASDHSLPQHVVFQYTFETVLGFLVPYGIIVSSYVCILRRLRQTKFRRKIRSEKLILAIVVMFGIFWLPYHVINIIQVVAEHFEDGSPMKKRLYRIWQPSRAVTSALAFISSCANPILYTFTGKSYIREDGMAFMARLFEGTSLDTGIRKGRQTTRDREEKGLKDMLSFSSTGENAVMNGK; the protein is encoded by the exons ATGGCCAATGACAGTGATTTCAAACTTTCTTCCGACTCATCCATCTCCTTCCTTGATGTCTTCAATGATACAGAGATCGAAGATGGCAGCATTGTCCTATTCTCCAACAGCACTGTTGAGGAACCCAGCATTGTGAGTAACAATGCCACCACAACCATTGGAGCCCTCATCCTGGGCCTGGTCTTCCTCCTCGGCGTACCGGGGAACCTCTTCATCATCTGGAGCATCCTGGCCCGCGCCCGCCAACGCTCCGTCACCACCCTCCTCATCCTCAACCTGGCGTGCGCCGACGGCTTCCTCATGTGCCTCACCATCTTCTTCATCATCTATTTGGCTAGGCAGAACTGGGACTTTGGCAACTACATGTGCAAGGGGGTGTTTTACCTGTGCAACACAAACATGTATGCCTCCATCTTCCTCATCACGCTGATGAGCCTGCACaggctggtggcagtggtgtGGCCCCATCGAGTGGCGGCCCTGGCCAGCAAGAAGATGGTAGTGCGGGCAATAGCTGTGCTCTGGGTCCTGGTGTTCTTCATGGCTATCCCTGCTCTGGTGTTCAGGGAGGTGAGGGATGATCATGACGAACAGAACAAAACCCGACTGGTGTGTGCCTCAGATCACAGTCTGCCTCAACAT GTGGTGTTCCAGTACACCTTTGAGACAGTATTGGGATTTCTGGTTCCGTATGGGATTATAGTGAGCAGCTATGTCTGCATCCTGAGACGCCTCAGACAGACCAAGTTCCGTCGCAAGATCCGCAGTGAGAAACTCATCCTGGCCATCGTTGTGATGTTTGGCATCTTCTGGTTGCCCTATCACGTCATCAACATAATACAG GTGGTGGCTGAGCATTTTGAAGACGGTTCACCAATGAAAAAGAG ACTATATAGGATATGGCAGCCCAGTCGTGCTGTGACCTCTGCTCTGGCCTTCATCAGCAGCTGTGCCAACCCCATTCTCTACACATTCACTGGGAAGTCCTACATCAGAGAGGATGGCATGGCCTTCATGGCTCGCCTCTTTGAAGGGACATCTCTGGACACTGGGATAAGGAAGGGCCGGCAGACAACCAGGGACAGGGAGGAAAAGGGACTCAAAGATATGTTGTCTTTCAGCAGCACTGGGGAAAATGCTGTGATGAATGGAAAATAG